In Janthinobacterium sp. B9-8, the genomic stretch CAGCGTCATATTCAACATCACAAAGAACATCAGCAACGATACACCCATCAGGATTTCTGGAATCGCAATCGGCGTAAGCACTAAAACAGGCAAAAGGCGCAGCTTGTATTTATACATTGCCATTCCTGCCAGAGTGCCAAAAATCGTGGCAAAAACGCTGGTAATGACACCAATTAATAATGAATTTCTTGCTGCCAGCAGCATTTGTTCATCATTAAATAAAATCCGATACCACTTAAAAGTAAAACCGACCCACTCGGCATTAAGGCGCGAATCATTAAAGGAATACACCACCACAATCACGAGCGGCAAATATAGAAAAGCGTAGGTCAGCAAAGCAGCAGCCCACAACCATTTATTCTGCTTAGTCATGACTTTCCTTTGCTGCTAATCAGTGTGGCCAATGCTGCCAGAAATAAAACGCTGGCAGTCAGCATAATCGATAGTGTGGCGCCAAATGGCCAATCGCGGCTATCCAAGAATTGCTGTTTAATTAAATTGCCCACCATAATGCCATCGGTGCCGCCCACTAGATCAGGCACGGCAAACATACCTAGTGCAGGGATAAACACCAAAGCAGCCCCAGCCCAAACGCCGGGTAATGAGAGCGGCCAGGTGATGCGCCAGAAACGTTGCCAAGCTGATGCACCCAGGTCTTGTGCTGCATCCAATAGCGCCATATCGTGTTTTTCTAAATTGGCATAGAGCGGCAAAACCATAAACGGCAAATGCACATACACCAGCACCACAATCACCGCAAAATGGGTAAATAGAAACTGCTGAGGGCCGATGCCAAACCACGCTAAAAAGCTATTCACCGTCATGGCAAAATAGCCCTGAGGCCCCAGAATAATCATCCACGCATACACGCGAATCAAAAAATTACTCCAAAATGGCAAAATCACCAGCAAAACGAGCAAATCGCGGTATTTCTTCGGGCTACGCGCAATCAGCCATGCCAGAGGATAGGCCAGCGCAATGCAAATCAGCGTGGTCAGGCCCGCATACCAAAACGACTTAATAAATAATTCAACATAAACCCCGTCTTCAAAAAAACGACTGAAGTTTTCCAGCGTTAAGAAATCCTGCCAGTTTTGCCAATTGATTAAGACTTCACGCGCGCCCGTTTCTGCGTTGGTTTCCAAGAGCGGCATCAGGCCACCGTATTCGCCCGGAAAACGAAACGCTGAGAAAATCATGATCAGCGTAGGTACGGCAAAAAAGATCAATAAATACAAAAGTGGCGGGCCAGAAATCAGCCACTTCGCCAAGCTAGGCGATTTTACTTTGGACATCTCGCCCCCTTAAGACAGCAGGAAGTGACCAGCGTCATAACGCCACGCCAGCTCTACTGCATCGTTGTCATCAAAGAATTTAGCGCGCCCCGCAGCAGAATTAGGCAACATCGCCTCAACCAGCAGGCCGTTATCCAGCTTCACGATATAAATCGTGACATCCCCAAGATACAGGCAATTTTCAACCGTGCCTTTAAAGTGCACTTCATCCGCATCGCCTTCATCCAGCTGGGCAGCCAGCTTGATTTTCTCCGGGCGCAAGCTCAGCGTGCCTTTCTGGCCGACCACGGCCCCAGCCACGATCAGCGTTTCTGCAACACCTACGCCAGCAATTTCTACCTGCATACGGTCCTTTGCAATCGAAGTGATCGTGGCATCCAGCAGATTGCACTGGCCGATAAAATCGGCTACAAAGCGGCTTTTGGGATAGCTATAGATGGTTTCAGGCGCATCAAGCTGCTCTACCTGGCCCTTATTCATCACCGCAATCCGGTGCGATAAGGCCAAGGCTTCGCCCTGATCGTGCGTGACATACACAAAGGTCACGCCCACTTCTTTTTGCAGAGTGATCAGCTCCATTTGCATTTGCTCGCGCAATTTGGCATCCAGCGCCGATAAAGGCTCATCCAGCAGCAAAAGGCGCGGGCGATTGACCAAGGATCGGGCAATGGCTACACGCTGACGCTGGCCGCCGGATAACTCATGCGGAAAACGATGGGCGAATTCCTGCAAGCGCACGTCTTCCAATATTTCTGCCACACGCGCTTTAATATCCGCCGCTGAGGCCTTCGCCATTTTCAAAGGAAAGGCAATATTATCGGCCACGCTCATATGTGGAAACAGTGCATAGCTCTGAAAAACGGTATGCACTGGGCGCTTTTCTGGCGGCACGGTGGACATATCTTTGCCATCGAGCAAAATAGCGCCGGAATCGGGCTGCTCAAAACCGGCCAGCATGCGTAAAAGCGTGGTTTTGCCACAGCCCGAAGGGCCGAGCAGAGTAAAGAATTCACCGGCTTCCACCGACAAGCTCACATGATTAACGGCAGTGAAATCGCCGAAAGTTTTTACGACGTCACGGATCTCCAGCAGGGCCATAGTCTTCTCACAAAAAAACGGTCGCCATTTTAACAAAAACTTACCTTAGGGGGTGTTTTTCTAACGGCAAAGCTAACGCTTAAACTTAAAATCTATTAGCAATATTATGCAGTCTGATTTAAAAGCAAGCACTTAGCCCATAAAAACATTGCCCAATGATGCCTTGGCAATATTGGGGAAAAACATTCACCGAAATTACATAAGTAAATACGATCATTATGCCCATGTATTGCACATTATCAGCCTTATGCTTTACCCTTTAGTGATCTCAAATAAGTAAACCACATGTACTTTTAAAAGTACCATTAAGATGTCTGATGCGGTAGGCACAACAAAAAATGTAGTTAAATAAACTCACTTACAGTTTACATCGTATAAGCATGCTATCTATCCCGAAGTAAATGATGCATGTAGTAATAATAAACACTTAAATTAAAACATTATTATCCTGCTTTTAAAAAATGAATAATAAGCAAGGGATCGGGCTTAGCTAGCCGCATTAACAGCAGCAGATAAAATAAGCGTATACATATTAGATGCAGCTGATCTTGAGTAGAAAAATAGCCTAATATCGATTCATCTGCTCCATTCTGCTATAAATCACTTACAATCATCTCGGTGGCTGCATCTCAAACAAGAGTAAGTATTTGCTTACACGATGTACATCTCACGCATCGCAGACAAATGCCGAGCATCTTTAATTGGCTTATAAAGTAACCCTAGCTTGCGCATTCAAGCGAATGGATAAGTCAGACAGCCCTAAACCCTTAGTAAAATAAGACCTAAACAATTGGAAACACGACTTCCCGTCTCAGCTTTACAAGCTGGTTTATTTATCAGCGAACTAGATCGCCCGTGGCTGGACACGCCCTTTCTAATTGAAGGCTTTCTGTTAGAAACGTCCGAACAACTCGCTCTTCTTCAAGAATACTGCCAGTTTGTAACCATTGATATTGATCGTTCAACAGGAGGCGTAGCCCGGTGGGGCTTTCTGAGTGAGCAAAAGCTAAATACGCAGACATTTACCCCCCATGTTCAGTATCAGACCGTAGAAATCAAAGAACAAATCACCCTGCTTAAAGAATTACGGCAGCGGTTTGCACTTTGGTCACAAAGTAAAAACGGCAGCAAAACAGACACGCCCTATATCGAGCCGCAAATTATTATTTATGCGGATAGCACGCCGATTAAACGGGAAATCCCCCAAGCCGAGGCTGTACATCGGCTGGCCAGCGATGTCATCAAAGCCGCAATGGAGGCGATTAGCAAAGATTTACAGCCGCGTGTTGAAGCGATTAATGATGTTGTGAGCAATATGGTCGACTCCATTATCCGCAACCCCAGCGCCTTACTTTGGCTGGCCCAATTAAAAGCAGCCGATCATTACGCCTACGGTCATGCGCTTGATACCGCTATTTATATGCTGGCATTTGGCAGGCACCTTGGTTATCCGCAAGAAGATTTACATAAACTTGGCTTTGCCGGATTAATGCTTGATATTGGTAAAATGAAATTACCGGAAAATCTGTTGCAGCATAATGGCTCCTATTCGCCCGGTGAGTTTTTAATGATGAAAACCCACGTCTGGCATAGCTTGGATATTCTGAATCAAATTAAAGAAGTGCCGCTTGATGTTTACGATATGGTGGCCCGCCATCACGAGCGCATTGATGGCAGCGGCTACCCCCTGGGCTTAAAAGGCGAAAGTATCGGGCTGTTTTCATGTATGGCAGGCATTGTTGATTGCTTTACCGCCCTGACCAGCGACCGCAATCACGCCGAAACCAAAACCTCACATGTGGCCTTGCAACTTTTATATAAGTGGAGTGATAAATATTTTCACCACGCGCTGGTTGAGCAGTTTGCACAGTGCATAGGTGTTTTTCCTGTGGGTGCCTTGGTCGAGCTCAGTACCGGCGATATTGGCATTGTGGCGGGGCAAAATCGTAGCAGAAGACTAAAACCTAAAATTTTGCTGATCTTAGGCCCGGATAAGCTGCCACACGCTCGCCCCAGCCTGCTGGATTTAATGATTAATCCGGCAATGAACGCCGGACAAGAAATCACCATCCGCAAAGAATGGCCGCAAGGTAGTTTTAATATTAATCCGCAAGAGTATTTTCAAGGATGAAAAACTCGCCTGCCACCAAGCATGACCTCGCTGTATTCGCAAGCTATAAACTAAACCAGATCGATATTCTGAACCAGACGCTCGACGTATTGCTACAAAACCATTGCCATGAAAAATCGAACGACGATGCCCTCTATAGCGATTACTTTCTGGGGCTGATGCAGGGGGAATCATCCAGCCCATGGCCACAACTCACACCCCACGGCTTAAACTTATCCACCTTATTGCTTTTAAGCTGGCGAACGCTGATTTTGCAACACTTGCCCACCAAAGCTGAAGCACTGGTCAACCGATTATGCTTTGCTGAGCTGGAAAAAACCCGGCAACACATTCAAAACCTGAGGCCTCAGCAGGTCAACTCCCCTGCTCAAGGCTTAGAAAACGCTAAATCGCATACTCAAGCCGAGCGTAATATTGCCCTGCTCTATATTGAATTTGGCCATATCGAATCTTTACGCCATACCGCCACCCAGCAGCTGCATGAAATGCTGCGTCCGCAAGATAAGCTCTACCCCTTAGACAGCGGCTTGCTGCTTATTTTGCCCAATCTGGCCGGTGAAGGACATGCGCTTCTGGCTGCGAGCCGCGCACAAACGCTGCTGACAGATTCCTTTACAGAAAGTGCGATCAGCCCGCGTATCGGTATTGCCTTATGGCCGGAGCATGGCAAGCATTACAAACCATTAATGCTTGCCGCGCAAACCGCCGCCAGGCAATGCAGTAATGAAGAACCCGCCATTTATCAGGCAGAGCGTGATATTCAGGGCCGCTTACTCGCTAAACTAGAAAAACCACTACGTGAAGCGCTAGCCCAGAATCGCTTCTACCTCGCTTTTCAGCCTCAAGTTCAGCCCACTTCAGCGCAGCCCATTTATAAGGGAGCAGAAGCTTTGCTGCGCTGGCACGATACAGAGCTTGGCGATATTCGCCCCGATGAAGCCGTACGGGTTGCAGAGCAGCTAGGCCTGATGCCACAGCTTACCCGCTGGGTGATCCATGCGGCGCTGCGGGAGTTTTCCCAGCTAAGCAAGGCAGGGCTGACTGGCAGCCTGAGTATTAACCTCACGCCCTCCAATATCCTGGATTCTCGTTTGGCTCAGGAAGTAGAAAACGCGCTAATTCTTTGGAATATCCCCGGTGAACGGGTTATTTTTGAGATTACCGAGTCAGCAGCCATCGACGAGCTTGAAGCCACCATTAGCAGCTTATATGCACTGAAAGCTTTGGGCTGTAAACTGGCTATGGATGACTTTGGCACGGGTTACGCATCACTCTCCTATTTAAAGCGCCTGCCCATTGATGAGCTAAAAATTGACCAAAGTTTTATCCGCACCATTACTCAATCCGATACCGATGCGCATATTGTTGAAAGCGTCATCAAACTGGCTCAAACACTTAGCCTTAGCGTGTTGGCAGAAGGCGTTGAAGACCATGCAACACTTGAAGCACTTATGGCTTACGGCTGCAATTTAATCCAGGGCTATTATTTCAGCCACCCGCTTGCACCCAACGATTTGCTGCAATTTTATCGGGCATTACAGCCTTTTAAAGCGCAACAATAAGCGTTTGCAACCGCCCCATTTAAAGCAGTATTTCTACGAGATCAATGGATGATGAACTGGCAACAGCTGCTCAGCGCTGAGCGACTCGGCGCGGTACGTAATGATTTATTCCCTCACGAATCAGGGCGCAGCGATTTTCATAAAGACCACGACCGGATTGTTTTTTCCTCGCCATTTCGCCGCCTAGGCCGCAAAACCCAAGTTCACCCGCTCACCGAAAACGATCATGTGCATACTCGGCTCACCCACTCAATTGAGGTCAGCTGTGTAGGGCGCAGCTTGGGAATTTTAGTTGGGCAAAGATTGCAATACACCCTGCCCCAGCACATTACCCCTTATGATCTTGGTGCCATCGTGCAAGCCGCCTGCCTTGCCCACGATATTGGCAACCCGCCATTTGGCCATGCTGGTGAATACGCAATTCGTGATTGGTTTTGCCGCGATCAGCACGCCTATCTGCTACAAAACCTTAGCGCCAATGAGCGTCTGGATTTAATGACCTTCGAGGGCAATGCTCAAGGCTTCAGAGTGGTTACCCAGCTAGAAAACCACCGTTTTGAAGGGGGAATGCGCCTGACCTATGCCACGCTGGGCACGACCCTTAAATACCCATGGACTTCCAGCGATGCCACGCCCGGCGGCAAATTCAGCTGCTACCAGTCAGAACAAAATATCTTAGAAGAAATCGCCACCGAGCTGGGGCTGCCTCAGCTGGGCAACAACCGCTGGGCCCGCCATCCCTTATCCTACCTAATGGAAGCCGCCGACGATATTTGCTACGCCATTTTAGATTTGGAAGACGGCATAGAAATCGGCATGCTGGCTTACGAGCAGGTAGAGCCGCTTTTGATTAAAATTTGCGGTGGCAAGCAAGATCTGCTCGAGCTGGAAATTGCTGCCGCCCCTTCTGCCAGACGCAAAATATCGCTGCTACGGGGTAAAGCCATAGAGCGCTGCGTGCTGGACGCCAGCGAAACCTTTATGCAGCATTACACCGCTATTATGGAAGGCAAATTTCAGGGTGATCTACTTAATGCCACGCCCAGCGGCATGCGGGATGGTATTAACGCCGCCAAACAACTCGCCCGTGATCGTATTTTTAATGAAAGACGCAAAATAGAAATCGAAGTAGGCTCGTTTACCTGTCTGGACATCCTGCTCAACGCCTTTTGCAATGCGGCCTACCAGCAAAAAGTATCACCGCAGATGAGCTTCAGAATGAAGCGGATTCTCGATTTAATGGAATACAATGCCCCAAAAAAAGAATGGCCTCTTTATGAGAGCTATAGCCGCGTGCTCGACTTTATCGGTGGCATGACCGATAACTACGCTACCTATTTAGCACAACAAGTCGGGGGAATGGGGCGATGAAAACACCACACACCCGATTGATCAGCCACAAAACGCCAGCTACTCAGCCCGGCAATTAGAGAAATAAAACCATGAAAACCTTCATCTTTGTAATGGCCTTAACCATCAGCCTGAGCGGCTGCGCCGTTGTTGCCGTGGGTGCTGCCGCAGTCAGCGTAACCAGCACCGCAGTAGGCGTGGCCTGGGATGTGGGTAAAGCAGGTGTATCTGGAGTGACCGCCGTAGGTGGCGCTGCAGTCGATGCTTTAAGCAGCTCGCCCACGCCACCACCGCCGGCCGTAGCGCCCGCGCCCACAAGCTATATCACGCCTGCCCCTGGCGCTCCTGTGCCAAGTGATGCAGAAGTACGGGTATTTAAATCCGAATAAGTAGCGGTCCCAATTATTCATCACACAAACAACACAACCGCATAATGAGCAGCGCAATCAATCCAAAACCATTACAAATCCGTATTGCCCAAGCGAGCGATCACCTGCCACTACAGCGGATGCTTGAACTTTACCAATATGATTTATCCGATATCTGGGATCAGGATCTAAACACAGAGGGTGAATACGGCTATGCACTCGATCGATACTGGAAGCAGCCCGGATGCACCGCCTTTGTGGCCTTGGTAAACGACCATTATGCGGGCTTTGCCCTTGTAGATAATAAGGTGAAAGTAGGCAACCACGGCTACTGGATGGATCAGTTTTTTATCCTGAAAAAATACCGCCGCACAGGCCAAGGAAAATCACTGGCGATACAGGTATTCAATACTTTAAAGGGGCGCTGGGAAGTAGGCCAAATGCCGGATAACCATAAGGCACAATTGTTTTGGCGGCGGCTTATTGCCGAGTTTGCCACTGGCTTTGACGAGCACACTTTAACGGGCGGTAAATGGGAAGGCATTGTGCAGTGTTTTAATAGTGATACCGTATTAACAAGAGCCCGCTAAAAGCAATCGGGTTTCACTAAGCAGCGCCGCCATCTGACACATAGGCATATGCAGCCAAGCACTTGGTTTTCAGGCCATAACCGGCATGGCCTCTCTGTATTTGTCTTCATACATACAGCCAACACTTATTCCCCCAAATAAGCGCCTGCAGCCCTGCTCTAGCACTATAACTCACAATAAAATTACTCAATTTACTTTAAAAAAAATAATTTATGCCTTTTTTGCATATTTATTTAAAATATTACATACACCAACACATGCTTTCACTATTATTTCATATTGTTTTCAATCTATTTCAAACCACTTGCAGAGCACACCATCTACTACAGCATCAGGAGATAAGCATGAGTGCATTGATTCCAGGCCAGTATGGTTTTCCACTGCAATTAAAAATGCGCTACGCCAACTATATCAATGGCGAATGGCATGCTCCGCTGGCTGGGCAATACTTTGAAAATATCAGCCCAGTCACTGGCAAGGTGATTTGCGAAATCCCGCGCTCTGATGCCGCCGATATCGAAATGGCGCTCGACGCCGCCCATGCCGCCAAAAACGCATGGGGCAAAACATCGACCACCGAACGCGCCAATATTCTGAATAAAATTGCCGATCGTATCGAAGCCAACCTAGACATGCTGGCCACGGTAGAAACTTGGGATAACGGCAAGCCAATTCGTGAAACCCGCGCTGCTGATTTACCCTTAGCCATCGATCACTTCCGCTACTTTGCCGGGGCGATTCGGGCGCAGGAAGGCAGCATCGGCCAGATCGATAACGATACTGTGGCCTATCATTTTCATGAGCCGCTAGGCGTGGTTGGGCAGATTATCCCTTGGAATTTTCCGCTGCTGATGGCCACATGGAAGCTGGCTCCGGCGCTGGCTGCGGGTAATTGCGTGGTACTCAAGCCTGCCGAGCAAACGCCACTGAGCATTTTAGTGCTGATGGAAGTGATCGGCGATTTGCTGCCCAAAGGCGTGCTCAATATCGTGAACGGCTTTGGCCTTGAAGCAGGCAAGCCACTGGCATCCAATAAACGTATCGCCAAAATCGCCTTTACTGGTGAGACCACCACTGGCCGTCTGATTATGCAATACGCGGCGCAAAACCTGATTCCGGTGACGCTGGAGCTGGGTGGCAAATCGCCGAATATCTTTATGCCCGATGTGATGAAGCACGACGATGCATTCTTTAATAAGGCCATCGAAGGCTTTGTGATGTTTGCGCTCAACCAAGGCGAAGTCTGCACCTGCCCTAGCCGTGCATTGATTCATGAATCCATTTATGACGCCTTTATGGACCGTGCCCTCAGCCGCGTTGCAGCCATTAAACAAGGCAATCCGCTGGATGCCACCACCATGCTTGGCGCGCAATCCTCTATGGAGCAAATGGAAAAAATCAGCGCTTACTTAGATATCGGCAAGCAAGAAGGCGCAAAAGTATTGGCAGGCGGCGCTCGCGCAACGCTCGCGGGTGAATTGGCAGGTGGCTATTACATCCAGCCGACGGTATTCCAAGGCCATAATAAGATGCGGATTTTCCAGGAAGAAATCTTCGGCCCCGTGGTTTCTGTGACCACCTTTAAAGACGAAAACGAAGCTTTAGAAATCGCTAACGATTCGCTCTATGGCCTAGGTGCTGGCCTGTGGACCCGCGACACCCACGCAGCTTATCGCATGGGCCGCGAAATTCAAGCGGGCCGGGTCTGGACCAACTGCTACCACGCCTACCCCGCCCACGCCGCTTTTGGCGGCTACAAACAATCTGGGATTGGCCGTGAAAACCACAAAATGATGCTCGGTCACTACCAGCAAACCAAAAACCTGCTGGTGAGCTACAGCCCCGATGCGCTAGGGTTTTTCTAAAGCAGTGCGTGGGTAAGAACTACGCCAACAGAACCAAGCCCTTCCTTATCTGAGGGTGGGCTTGGGGAGAGGGCAGCATCCATGAATAATCGAGTCACCGCCACCGCAGCTGCGCTTGCCTTAATTAAAACGTTGGAAACCAAATATGGCCCACTAATGTTTCATCAATCAGGCGGCTGTTGCGATGGCAGCTCGCCCATGTGCTTTCAGGCAGGTGAACTCCTCATTGGGAATAATGACGTACTACTGGGTGAAATAGGCGGCATGCCGTTTTATATGGGCGCGGCCCAATTTGCTTATTGGCAACATACTCAGCTCATTATTGATGTAGTAGCAGGCCGCGGCGGAATGTTTTCTTTAGAAGGCCCAGAAGGATTACGTTTTTTAACACGCTCTAAACTTTGCCCAATTGAATCAAAATAAAACTTACTTACAAAATAATCTTTATTTTGAAAGATTATAAATACCCCAAAGCATAAAGCAATTGCTAGAATCGCGTGATCAATCATCAATATTACTCACCGAGATTATCAATGCTCACCAATCTGCGCTTTTTTAGAAGCTCTTTCATCGTCACTATCCTTGGTTTGGCCGCCGCCTACTGGTTAGGCGGCCCTAAAGCCATGTTTATTGCCGCCATTTTGTCTGTATTAGAAGTGTCACTTTCTTTTGATAATGCAGTGGTCAATGCAACCGTACTTAAAGACATGGATGCTGTTTGGCGCAAACGTTTTATGACTTGGGGTATGCTCATTGCCGTATTTGGTATGCGGGTTATTTTCCCGGTACTGATTGTGGCCGTGATTGCACACCTTACTCCTTGGGCTGCTTTAATGATGGCTGTTAGCCAGCCAGAACAATACGCCGCAGCATTAACCTCATCCCATATTGTGGTTGCAGGCTTTGGTGGCGCATTTTTGATGATGGTATTTTTGAAGTTCTTTTTTGACCAGGATAAAGAGGTTCACTGGCTGCATATTGTTGAATCGCCTTTGGCTAAAATGGGAAAAATGGGTGGAATTGAAATTGGCCTTTGCTTAGTGATTGTTTATTTAATTTCTACTCAACTGGGCGATCATGGCCAACTTAGTTTTATTCTGTCATCCATTGCCGGAATTGTGACTTACATTATTGTTGATGGTTTTGGTGCTTTATTAGGTGGCGAAGAAAACCACGGCCAGGCAACTGTAGTCAGAACAGGCTTCTCTGCATTTATGTATTTAGAAGTACTGGATGCCAGCTTTAGCTTTGATGGTGTAATTGGTGCATTTGCGCTATCCAATAATATTTTCATTATTGCAATTGGCTTGGGTATTGGCGCGATGTTTGTTCGCTCGCTCACCATTATGTTTGTTGAGAAAGAAACGCTTGATCAATTCAGATACCTGGAACATGGCGCATTTTATGCAATTGGTGCGCTTGCCTTTATTATGTTTATCGGCACATTCCATGAGATTCCTGAAGTCATCACCGGCTTAATTGGTGCAGGCTTAATTGGTATTTCTTTACTGGCATCGCTGCATTACAAAAAAAATAACTAATTAAAGTTTCACCCCAAAAAAAGGCGATATTTCTATCGCCTTTTTTTATTTCTTAAATACTGAATCTGCAGCCTGCATCTAAAAATTTCTTACTAAAAACAAATAAAAACTTTCAAAAAACCAAAATAAAACCACTTCCGCTCATCAGCTTACTCGTGCTAGTTGTTTTAAAAAAAGATAAAAAGTCGTACATTTTAATGACCACCCTGACTCATTCAGAGAAAATCATGAAAGTTAAGAATAAGCTAATGCTACTATCAGGTAGCCTTATTGGTATTACTTTAATGCTTACCATGCTTAGCCTTTCTTGCTTGGAAAATGGTTCACAAAACTTCCAGACAACTATCGCAGATCGGGTGATGCCGCTTGTGCAGCTCAAAAGCGTATCCGATATGTATGCGATCAATATTGTCGATACCGTTCACAAGGTTACCAATGGCAGTATTTCTCCCATTGAAGGCTTAAAAAACGTCAGGACTGCTAGAAAAACCATCAAGCAAGAGTGGCAAACCTATAAGGCCACACAGCTCACGACTGAAGAAGATAAGCTGGTGCAAATCGCCGATAAAAGCATGATCCCCGCCACCGCCAGCTTCGATCTACTCGAAAAATCATTAGAAAGCAGCAACTTTGCAGCCATCAATGAATATGCAGCCACCACCTTGTATCAGCGTGTCGATCCGATTACCGACGCGGTAGACAAGCTGATCAAACTGCAGCTTAGCGTGGCCAAAGAAAATCTAGATTTATTCAGACATAGCCATAATCAGGCCATCTGGGGCGGCGCTTTATTTGTCGTCATTGCCACCCTATCGGGCGTTATTCTTACCTTCTGGATTATGCGCTCACTACTCAACGATCTGGGCGGCGAGCCCAGCGATATGCGCTCTGCAGCCACACGTATCTCTGAAGGCGATTTGGCCTCGCCCGTGCATGTGCCCAGTAATATGCGGGATAGCTTGGCAGGCGCAATGGAATCAATGCGTACCCAGCTTGCCGCCTTGGTAGAAAACATTCAAAACTCATCCACCCAGCTCGCCACCGATGCCGCGCAAACGCGCAGCAGCAGCCAGGAAGTCCACGAATCAGCCGGAGAGCAAAGCGATGCCGCCGCCAGAATGGCTGCAGCGGTAGAAGAATTATCCACCGGTATGGCTCATCTTAAAGACTATTCAAGCTACGCCTTTGAAGTGGCCACAACGTCTGGCCATCATGCGGAGCAAGGTGCTCAAGCC encodes the following:
- a CDS encoding ABC transporter permease; amino-acid sequence: MSKVKSPSLAKWLISGPPLLYLLIFFAVPTLIMIFSAFRFPGEYGGLMPLLETNAETGAREVLINWQNWQDFLTLENFSRFFEDGVYVELFIKSFWYAGLTTLICIALAYPLAWLIARSPKKYRDLLVLLVILPFWSNFLIRVYAWMIILGPQGYFAMTVNSFLAWFGIGPQQFLFTHFAVIVVLVYVHLPFMVLPLYANLEKHDMALLDAAQDLGASAWQRFWRITWPLSLPGVWAGAALVFIPALGMFAVPDLVGGTDGIMVGNLIKQQFLDSRDWPFGATLSIMLTASVLFLAALATLISSKGKS
- a CDS encoding ABC transporter ATP-binding protein encodes the protein MALLEIRDVVKTFGDFTAVNHVSLSVEAGEFFTLLGPSGCGKTTLLRMLAGFEQPDSGAILLDGKDMSTVPPEKRPVHTVFQSYALFPHMSVADNIAFPLKMAKASAADIKARVAEILEDVRLQEFAHRFPHELSGGQRQRVAIARSLVNRPRLLLLDEPLSALDAKLREQMQMELITLQKEVGVTFVYVTHDQGEALALSHRIAVMNKGQVEQLDAPETIYSYPKSRFVADFIGQCNLLDATITSIAKDRMQVEIAGVGVAETLIVAGAVVGQKGTLSLRPEKIKLAAQLDEGDADEVHFKGTVENCLYLGDVTIYIVKLDNGLLVEAMLPNSAAGRAKFFDDNDAVELAWRYDAGHFLLS
- a CDS encoding HD-GYP domain-containing protein, with amino-acid sequence METRLPVSALQAGLFISELDRPWLDTPFLIEGFLLETSEQLALLQEYCQFVTIDIDRSTGGVARWGFLSEQKLNTQTFTPHVQYQTVEIKEQITLLKELRQRFALWSQSKNGSKTDTPYIEPQIIIYADSTPIKREIPQAEAVHRLASDVIKAAMEAISKDLQPRVEAINDVVSNMVDSIIRNPSALLWLAQLKAADHYAYGHALDTAIYMLAFGRHLGYPQEDLHKLGFAGLMLDIGKMKLPENLLQHNGSYSPGEFLMMKTHVWHSLDILNQIKEVPLDVYDMVARHHERIDGSGYPLGLKGESIGLFSCMAGIVDCFTALTSDRNHAETKTSHVALQLLYKWSDKYFHHALVEQFAQCIGVFPVGALVELSTGDIGIVAGQNRSRRLKPKILLILGPDKLPHARPSLLDLMINPAMNAGQEITIRKEWPQGSFNINPQEYFQG
- a CDS encoding putative bifunctional diguanylate cyclase/phosphodiesterase, with product MKNSPATKHDLAVFASYKLNQIDILNQTLDVLLQNHCHEKSNDDALYSDYFLGLMQGESSSPWPQLTPHGLNLSTLLLLSWRTLILQHLPTKAEALVNRLCFAELEKTRQHIQNLRPQQVNSPAQGLENAKSHTQAERNIALLYIEFGHIESLRHTATQQLHEMLRPQDKLYPLDSGLLLILPNLAGEGHALLAASRAQTLLTDSFTESAISPRIGIALWPEHGKHYKPLMLAAQTAARQCSNEEPAIYQAERDIQGRLLAKLEKPLREALAQNRFYLAFQPQVQPTSAQPIYKGAEALLRWHDTELGDIRPDEAVRVAEQLGLMPQLTRWVIHAALREFSQLSKAGLTGSLSINLTPSNILDSRLAQEVENALILWNIPGERVIFEITESAAIDELEATISSLYALKALGCKLAMDDFGTGYASLSYLKRLPIDELKIDQSFIRTITQSDTDAHIVESVIKLAQTLSLSVLAEGVEDHATLEALMAYGCNLIQGYYFSHPLAPNDLLQFYRALQPFKAQQ
- a CDS encoding deoxyguanosinetriphosphate triphosphohydrolase, with product MMNWQQLLSAERLGAVRNDLFPHESGRSDFHKDHDRIVFSSPFRRLGRKTQVHPLTENDHVHTRLTHSIEVSCVGRSLGILVGQRLQYTLPQHITPYDLGAIVQAACLAHDIGNPPFGHAGEYAIRDWFCRDQHAYLLQNLSANERLDLMTFEGNAQGFRVVTQLENHRFEGGMRLTYATLGTTLKYPWTSSDATPGGKFSCYQSEQNILEEIATELGLPQLGNNRWARHPLSYLMEAADDICYAILDLEDGIEIGMLAYEQVEPLLIKICGGKQDLLELEIAAAPSARRKISLLRGKAIERCVLDASETFMQHYTAIMEGKFQGDLLNATPSGMRDGINAAKQLARDRIFNERRKIEIEVGSFTCLDILLNAFCNAAYQQKVSPQMSFRMKRILDLMEYNAPKKEWPLYESYSRVLDFIGGMTDNYATYLAQQVGGMGR
- a CDS encoding GNAT family N-acetyltransferase yields the protein MSSAINPKPLQIRIAQASDHLPLQRMLELYQYDLSDIWDQDLNTEGEYGYALDRYWKQPGCTAFVALVNDHYAGFALVDNKVKVGNHGYWMDQFFILKKYRRTGQGKSLAIQVFNTLKGRWEVGQMPDNHKAQLFWRRLIAEFATGFDEHTLTGGKWEGIVQCFNSDTVLTRAR